CGACCACAAGAAAATAGCGCATGTGAAGCTCCAAAAATTGATCTTGGATCAACCCTTGGTTCAAACCGCCACCGTCCGAGACCTCGAACAGGTTTCAGGACGCCCTGAAACGCGATTGAGACGGCACGGTGGGAATGCGCAGTACTAAACCCCCACCACCCGCTCGAAAAGCCGGATGGGATTGCCCCGGAATGTCGAATCGCGAAACAGGCGGAAGCCGAAACGGGCGGCGATGACGAGCGAGGGGGTGTTGAGCGGGTCGATCATGCAGACGGTCCGCTGCGAAATTCCGCTGCGATCAAACCACCCTGTTGCCGCCGCCACCGCCTCGGTCGCGACGCCCTTGCCGTTCAGATCAGCATCGATTTTCCACATCGCTTCTGGCACGCCATCGAAATCGGTGCCGTTTCCACGGCGCATATGGGCAAAGCCCACCTCGCCGACGATACGCCCGGAGCTTGCCTCCTCCACGACAAAGGGACCGAAGCCGAAGACCGACCAATGGCCGATGAAGCGCAAAAGACGGGCAAAGGCGATTTCGGGGTCCAGCGACGTAATCGATGTGACCCCTTCGATGGGCCGGACATCCGCGCTCCAGAACGCACAATAAAGCGCTTCATCCGTGATGGCGTGCGGCCGCAGGACGAGGCGCGCGGTTGTCAGACGTGTCATGAACCTCTTCCCCAAAAGCAAAAAAGGCCGGCGCGTCGGAAAACGCTACCCGGCCCTTTCACAAAACTACCTCTGCAACTGAACGATCACGCGGCAACCGTCTTTGCGGTAAACACGATGCGATCCTCATGCACCTTGTATTCCACGGCCATATCGGCCTCCTCCGCCAGAAGCAGCGTGTAATAGGGCTGCACGGAATGGGCGTCGACCGCCTCTTCCAGCCTGCCTTCGTAGATCTCGGCGAATTTGGCCGGAATGCGCATCATCTTGCCCTTGACGGTGATTTCGAATTTGGCGTCACCCTCAGGGTCTTCCAGCACCACATCCACATTACCCCCGCGCGGGATCGCGCTGTAGGACACGAGAAAGAGGTTGAGCAAAAGTTTGACACGATTTTTCGCGACGATGGCGCGCGGGCCGTTCCAGGTCACTTCGGCCTTCTTTTCGGCGGCAGCGAAATCCTTGGCGGCTTTTTCAGCCTCGCCGGTATCGATCGAAGCGCCAGCGGAGCCGGACGCGCCGAAAGCAAGGCGGGCGAACTTCAGCCGCACGGATGCGTTAAGAGCGGATGTGCGGATGAGATCCAGCGCATCGTCATCGGTGCCGCCCTCGTCCAGCAATTCGAGGCCGTTATTGATGGCGCCGACAGGAGAGATCACGTCATGGCACACACGACTGCACAGAAGAGCTGCCAGATCGGGGCCGGACAGCGTGATATTGAGTTTGCTCGTCATAAAATTCTCTCCTGCGCAAGGGAGGCGCGGACGGTGTGGAAATTGTTAAGCCATAATGACACCATATTTGGTAAACCGATTGTTAATAGGATGGTTTCAAAATGCCAAATGCCTTAACAGGCCACCCTGGAGCGCCCTGCGTCCGTTCGGACGTATAAAGGATGCTCTGGAACTTTGAATCTTCGCATGGGCCCTGCCGAAAATCGATTCGGATTTTCGGGCTGATGCACCAACGAACAGACGGACGGACATGACGATGCGCCTTACGAAAACCCGCACCATTGCACGCCTCGGACTGGGAAAGATTTTTGCGCTCCTTGCCAGCCTTTTGATGTGGGCCGCACCGGCCTCGGCCCAGAACAGCGATCAATATTCTTTTCAGGAAGTCGTGGATGCAGGCCACGGATTCTTCGGTGAAACCACCGGCGGCCTCGCCAAGGTGGTGGAACGCGCCTTCCAGCAATACGGTCTTCCGAACGGTTATATTCTGGGGCAGGAAGGCTCCGGCGCTTTCGTCGCGGGCCTCACCTATGGCGAAGGCACGCTTTATACCAAGAATGCCGGCCAGCATCCCGTCTTCTGGCAAGGCCCGTCGCTCGGCCTCGATTACGGCGGCCAGGGCACCCGCGCCATGATGCTGGTCTACAATCTGCCGTCGGTCGATTCGCTTTATCGCCGTTACGGCGGCGTCAGCGGCTCCGCCTTCATCGTCGCCGGCGTCGGCATGACCTATCTGAAAAGCAGCGATGTCACGCTGGCACCCATTCGCACCGGCATCGGCGCGCGCCTCGGCATCAATGTCGGCTACCTGAAGCTTACCCAGGAACCGACCTGGAACCCCTTCTGACGCTGAGATGGGGAGGCACTCTTGCGGCTCCCCGCGCAATTGCCTTGGCGATACCCCTCCCAACGGTTGCAATAATAGCGTAACGTGCTCTCGCGCTCCTCTTTCCGAATGCGCGCGTATCTGAGTTTCGGAGACTGTCTCGCGTGATTGAATATGCCATTCTTTTCGGATTGGGTTTTCTCACCGCAACCCTGCTGGCCTTGCTGATCGCGCCCGCGATCCATCGCCGCATCGTTGCCTATACGGAAAACCGGCTGCGCGCGACAATGCCCATCAGCCCCCAGGAAGTTCGCGCCCAGAAGGACATGGCACGCGCGCTCTATGCCGCCGAAAACGCCAAGGTTCGTCAGGAACTGGACACCGAACGGGAAAAGAACACCTCGCTCCGCCTCGCCAACGAGGCAGCATCCAGCGACGCCTATCGCCTCGGCGAGCAGAACCGCGGCCTTTTGCTGAAAATCGAGGAATTGACGCTGGAAATCGGCGAATTGCGAGGCGCACTCGACGCCAGCGAGGAACGCGCGAGCGCAATACAGGCAAACCTTCTGGAGCAGGAACAGGCCGCAAATGCGCGTGCCGGCCAGATGTCTGAGATCACCGCTCGCCTCACCAATCTGACCCGCGAGCTGGATGATTCGAAAATCCTCGCCGCCACCCGCGATCTGGAGGCCGAGCAGGCAAAACAGACCGCCTCGCGTTTCCGCAAGGAGGGCGAAACGGCGACCCGCGAATTGCAGGATGTCGCTGCCCGCAACAAGGAGGCCATGACGGCGGTTGCGCGCGAAAGCCGCAAGGTCACCCGGCTGGAAGAACAGATCGCCAGTGTCATGGCAAAAAATGCCGATCTCGACACCATGCTGACCCTGCGCAATCAGGAGGTTGCCCGCCTGAAGGAACAGCTTGCCGCAACCGGCGGCCGCGCCGACGACATGATCATTCGTCTGCCCAACCCCGCCGTACTGAACGGGGAAACCGCAAGCCAGCCGCAGAAGGCGCCCGTCCTGCCCGAAATCGCGCCCGTGGTCGCGGCAGACATTCCACCGGTCTCAACCGCCATGGAACCGGCAGCGACGCCGCCGGAAGGTCTGGAGCAGGAGATCGAGGATATCCGCAATCAGGGAACGGCACTCACCGAACGCCTTCTGAATGTGCGCGGCACCGGCAACGACGAACCGATCCGTCGCGAAATCGCCCGCATCGCCGCCCAGATGATCGCGCTCACCGCAGCGCAGGAGGGCGAGAAATCGCCGATCCCGGGGCTGCTTGCGAAAGCCGCCGCCTCGACCGGCCGTGAGAGCCTTGCGAAGCGGGCGAGTGTGTTGATGGAGAAGCGGAAGGGTTGATACCTCTACGCCTTTGCGTATGCGGCTCACCCCCTTATGCCCGGCAGGGCAGAGGGGGGTAAGCCCCACGCGCAAAGGGTAAACCTAAACCCGCCCTATCGCCCCCGCCATCTGATAAAGCGCCAGCCCCGAAGCCGTCCCCGCATTCAAACTGTCCAATTGCGGCGACTGCGCAATCCGGGCGGTATGGAACCGAGACAGTACCGATTGCGGCAACCCCTCGCCTTCCGTGCCGATGACCAGCGCCATGCGCTCCGAACGTGGAATATCGCGAATCTCGGTCTCGCCATTTGGCGAAAGGCTCCAGATCGCAAAACCGGCCTGCGAAAGCCGCTCCAGCATCTGCACCGCACCACCGCCGCGATGATAGGGAACCGAGAGAACGGAACCGACGGACACCCGGAGCGCCTTGCGATAGAGCGGATCGCATGAAGTCTCGTCCAGAAACACCGCATCGGCATAAAAGGCCGCGGCGTTGCGGAACATCGCACCCAAATTGTCGTGGTTGGAAATGCCGCAGCCCACCAGCACCAGCGACGAGGCGGGAAGCGCGTCCGTCAACCCGTCCAGCGTAATGTCACGCACCCGGCGGCCGAGCGCCAGAATGCCGCGATGCAGGTGAAAACCGACAATGCCATCCAGCACCGGCGCTTCCGCCACATAGACCGGCACATCGGGCGGAAAATCGGCAAGGATATCCGCGACGCCGGAAAGCCGGTTCTTGAGGATGAGAATGCTTTCCGCCGCAAAAGCACCACCCGCCTTGTGGGCGGCGGCCAACATGCGCAACACAACCGTGCCTTCCGCGATGAAACGGCCCTGGCGACCGGTGAGATCACGCTCGCGAATATCGCGAAAGGCGGCAATGCGCGGATCGGCCGGGTCTTCGACCGGGATCAGAGCTCGACCGTCCAGGAGCGCATGCGCGCCCGCCGGATCAATATCCTCACTGGGCATCGACCGTCACATCGGCGAGAAACCGGCCGGCCGCGACGTTGAAGACCAGCGCCTTGCGGGTGCCGTTGGCAAGCTTGCCGTAAAACAGCATGTCACCGCCGGAATAGCTGACATTGTCGATTGTAAAGCCCTGCGGCAGGCTGGCGGTCACGGCAAGCGGTCCGTTGCCGGTGGGAACCGCCAGATTTTGCGGTACGCTCTGCGTTACAACGGTTTTCGATGGTCCTACCGCCTTGTAGACAACCGCGCCGAACACAGCCATAAGGCTGATGAACATCACGGAGCCCGACACGATCTGCAAACGGATCATCTTGCGGCGAACTTTATCCATGGCCGGATCAAGCGGCTTGTCTTCCTGTTCGTCTTGCTCGATGTGCGTCATCGGGTTCCCTAGAATGCTGATTGATCGGAAAAATAAGAATGAACGACCCCTTTAAACAAGGCGGAGACGCAAGGAAAGTCCTGATTGCCGGCGAAGACGCCGAAGGCCGCATCGATGTGTGGCTGGCGGGCGAAGTTGGCGGCGATCTGTCGCGCAGCCGCCTGAAAGCCCTGATCGAGCAGGGTGCCGTTTTATTGAACGGCACGCCGGTGACCGAGCCGAAAAAGAAGGTGCACCCGCACGACCGCGTCGAGATCGTCATGCCGGAGCCGGAAGACCCCGAACCCAAGGGCGAGGATATCCCGCTCGATGTGGAATATGAGGACGACGACCTGATCGTGCTCGTCAAACCCGCCGGTCTCGTCGTGCATCCCGGCGCCGGAAACTGGACCGGAACGCTGGTCAACGCCCTCATCTATCATTGCGGCGACAGCCTCTCCGGCATTGGCGGCGTGAAGCGCCCCGGCATCGTGCATCGGCTGGACAAGGAAACCTCCGGCGTCATGGTCGTGGCGAAAAACGACAATGCACACCGCCATCTCGCCGCGCAATTTGCCGATCACGGCCGCACCGGCCCGCTGGAACGCGCCTACAAGGCCGTCGTCTGGGGCCGACCGCGCACGCTGCGCGGCACCATTGACGCCGCACTCGGCCGCGGCGCCGACCGCACCAAACGCGCCGTCAAGCGCGAGGACACGGACGATGCCCGCGAGGCGATAACCCATTACGAGGTTATGGAACGTTTTCATGAAAAGGCGGATGCGTCCTGCCTCGCCTCGATGGTGGAGTGCCGCCTGGAAACCGGCCGCACCCATCAGATCCGCGTGCACATGGCCCATATCGGCCATCCGTTGATCGGCGACCCCGAATATGGCGCGGCCTTTCGCACCAAGGCGAACCTGCTTGATGAACCGGCAAGAAGCACCGTCAACCGCTTTCCGCGACAGGCGCTGCATGCCTATCTCCTGGCCTTCGAACACCCCCGCACCGGCGAGGTGATGGAATTCGAAACAGACATGCCTGATGATATGGAAGAACTGCTCATCGCCCTGCGGAGCTGAAAATGCCGCACGGCGAGGTCAAAAAAACCACGCCGTGCATCTTGCCGGAAGCCACGGAAAATAAAAAGAGATTAGCGGATAGCGATATTCCCCACATGGTCTTTCTTGTAGACCGCCCCAATTCCGCTTCAATCGTCGCACCTCTTCGAACCCCGGAAAGCTTGAAATCGTCACCGCGAATGCCGTGGCCGGACCTCTGGCTTGCCGAAAGACAGACGTTGCAAGGAACGCCGTTTTATCCGCAGAGCTGAACGGAACCGGCATGACGACGGGATCTATCGCGCATGAACACCGATGAACGCCAGTTTATCTTTCAGGAATTACGAAGCGTCGAAGGCTATATCGACCCACCCGACGCGCTTGTCTTCAAGGCGCTGCTGCAGGCGCAGACAAGGGACGGCCTGAAGGGCGGCATGGCGGAGATCGGCGTCTATTATGGCCGCTCCTATTTTCTGCTGCGCAAATTCGCGCAGCCGCAGGAAAAGGTTCTGGGCGTCGACCTGTTCGAACTCGACCCACCCTCGGACCGAAGCCTCGACCAATATGACCGCCTGATGGAAAACGGCAGGCGGTTGGGTTTTGCGATGGATGAGGACTTGATCATCAAGGGCGACAGCACCCGGCTCGCACCCACCGATATTACGTCGCGGACTGGTCCCGTCAGGTTCTTCAGCATTGACGGCGGGCACCACCTGCACCATGTGCTGGCGGACGCGAAACTGGCGCTGGAGGTGATCGCCCCGCACGGCGTCATCGTCTTCGACGATACCTTCAACCCCGCATGGCCGGAAGTGACCGTTGGCGTCGCCGATTTTCTGCGCACCCACGGCCACAGCCTCGCCTGCTTCGCAATGACGAAATACAAGACCTATGTCTGCCGCCGTGAATTTCACGCTGTCTACGCGGACGCGATTGCCTCTGGCCCCGACTTGCAGACACTCGATCATGTCGAAACGGAGTTTCTTGGCTCCCGGGTCGTTCGCCTGCACAACCCCACCCGCCGGCGGGTCATGTATGAGTTGATGGTGCGCTCTGGTCTCGGTGGTTTTTCGGAACGAATTTACCGTTCGAAAGTTAAACAGGTCAAAGAAGGTGTCGCCGGGACATAACGCATGTGTGAACGCTGTGTTCGCTTGAAACTCGGCGGGTGCATACATATTTGTTACGTGGGTTCGTGCGGGGTCGGTAACGACCCGCCACTAGCGGTGTGCCTTGGGCGAGTAATCGCCAGTCGATGAGGGTGCCGTTCCAGACCATAGATAAGGGGGTGCTTTATGGCCCGCAATAGTTTGCCTACAATTACGGCCGGCGAAGCCGGTCTCAATAGATATCTCGACGAAATCCGTAAATTCCCGATGCTGGAGCCGCAGGAAGAGTACATGCTTGGCAAGCGTTACGCCGAGCATGGCGACCGCGACGCCGCTCACAAGCTCGTCACCAGCCACCTGCGCCTTGTTGCCAAGATTGCCATGGGTTACCGCGGTTACGGCCTGCCGATTGGCGAAGTCGTGTCCGAAGGCAATGTCGGCCTGATGCAGGCGGTGAAGAAGTTTGATCCGGAACGCGGTTTCCGTCTGGCCACCTACGCCATGTGGTGGATCAAGGCTTCGATCCAGGAATATATCCTGCGTTCGTGGTCGCTGGTGAAGATGGGTACGACTGCCAACCAGAAACGCCTGTTCTTCAACCTGCGCCGGCTGAAAGGCCGTATCCAGGCGATCGACGATGGCGATCTGAAGCCGGAACACGTCAAGGAAATCGCCACCAAGCTGCAGGTTTCCGAGGAAGAAGTGATCTCGATGAACCGCCGCCTGCACGGCGACGCATCGCTGAATGCGCCCATCAAGGCATCCGAAGGCGAATCCGGCCAATGGCAGGACTGGCTGGTGGACGACCATGAAAGCCAGGAAGCCGTGCTGATCGAGCAGGACGAGCTGGAAACCCGCCGCCGCATGCTGGCCAAGGCCATGGGCGTGCTGAACGATCGTGAACGCCGCATCTTCGAGGCCCGCCGCCTTGCCGAAGATCCGGTGACGCTGGAAGAACTCTCATCCGAGTTCGATATCAGCCGCGAACGCGTGCGCCAGATCGAGGTTCGCGCCTTCGAGAAGGTTCAGGAAGCGGTGCAGAAGGAAGCCCTCGAAGCCGCCCGCGCGCTGCGCGTGGTGGATGCGTAAGGCTCGGTCTTTTTAAGAGAGTGGGGCTGAACTTATCGGCTACGTCATACTCGGGCCTGTCCCGAGGATGACTACGGAGTAATTGGCTCGACTGCCATCCCATCTCACTCCCCTTGGTGTCCGGCGTGACGAGAGAGTGAGATTCTTTGCCAGTAAATTTCTAAGCCCGCAGATCGCGAGATCTGCGGGCTTTTTATTTGCAAGACATAAGGAAGAAATGAGGGGACCGGCTTTAGCCGATCCCCCACACAAATCACTGACCGGTCGCGGGCTTTGCAGCCGCCCATTCGCGTAGCGCCGTGTCGAAGGCGGCGATGCCGTCATTGCCCTTTTGCAAGGTCAGAAGCGCACGGCGGCCGTTGCGGTAGGAAACCGGGATGTCGATCCAGTTGCGGCTCTTCAACAGCTCCAGATTGGTCTTCATCGCATCCGGGAAGTCGTTAAGCGCGATCATGTGGAAATCGTCGGTGATCTTGGCCGGAACCGCGATCAGGGCGTTACCACGATCCTGCTCCGTGCTCTTCATCGCGATACGCTGGACGCTGTCGATCGCGCCGCCTTCGAAGCCGGGCGAAACCGAGAAGACGATCTCGATCAGATGGCTTGCCGGAAGCGAAGGATCGGTGTTGCGCTTGAAGGTGATGAGCGCGCTGAGGCCACGTCCTGGAACCGTGATCTGGCCCTGCACCGTTGCGGACGGACGACCCTCATTGTCGTTCTCCTGCTGCAAGGACCAGGAAACGCTGCCCTGAATGGCGGTCGGAACCGTCTGGCCCAGCACTTCTTCGTAGAGGAACATGCGGTCGCCCGTGGCGGCAGCGGCCGCAGCAGGCGGCTGTGCCGGCGGCGTACCAGCCGGAGTACCCGCAGCCGTATTGGCCGGAGCCTCGCCCGCAGGTGGCGGCGCGACATTCTGCTCATAGACCGACTGCCCTTCCGCCGTGACGGGCTGGCCATTGGCGCCCGGCGCCGGCCCGTCATCGCGCTCGGTCCCGTCGGCCAGAAGCCGCTGGGTGAACTTGGTGCCGGTGACGGACCCGTCATCGGCATGCGGCTGCGCCTGATGGTTGGTGGGGCTTGTCGTCGGCTGCTGCCCGCTGGCGGGCGGCTGCTGGGCAGCTGGCGGTGTGGATGTCGGCGTCTGCGCCGTATTGGCTGGAGGCGTCTGGGTGCCGCCATCCTTCTGTGCCGATTGCACCAGGCCACCGACCATGTCGTTCAGCGCATCACGGTTCAACCAGAGCGCATAACCACCACCGGCAAGAAGCCCGGCGCCCACAAGCGCAAGTACCAGCGAGGCATAATTCCGGCGCGGCTTCTTCTTGACCATGTAAGCGGGCGTCGCGGCACCAGCACCGAGAGCGGGCATTTCGTTCGTCGTTGCCCGGCTGGAAGACGATGCGCCATCATAGCCGATCAGTTCGTCCAGATCGTCCCAGGGCGTGCGCTCCTTGTTGTCCTTGGAGGCACGGTCATCGAAGGGATCGTTATCGGCGCGCGGCAACGCAGGCGTGGCCTTCGGCGGGATCGCGAGATCCGTGTCCTCGAAATAGGACGAGAAGTCCTCGACGACAGCAGCCTTTTTCGGGGCCGTGTCTTCGGTTTGCCGGGGTTCGGAAAAATCGTCGTGCCCGCCAAAAATCGGATCGTGATCGGCAGCAGCGCGGTAACCGGCATGCTCGTTCCCGTCGCGCCGCTCAGGCTCGAAGCTGACATCCGGGGCCTGATAGTGCTGAGCGGAATAACCGGCGACGACGGAATGGTCGTCCCTCTCGTGGCGCACTTCGGCCTCGGCAGCCGGGCGAACATCCTCGTCCTGCGCTTCTTCGAGCTTGCGCCAGTCATCCTCGTCAACCGGCTGCGCCCAATGGGGCGGCACGGAATCATCGGCATGGGGGGCCGCCGCTTCAGGCGCGATATCGTCAACGCGCTCGTCCTCCGGCTGATAGGCCGGCTCTTCATGCGCGCGGGTGAAATAGGTACCGGCTTCCTCGTGAGGACCGGCTTCATGAACCGGCGCGACACGGGGCGGTTCGGGTGCGTCGTAAAGCTCCTCCGGCTCACGCGCGCCGTAATGCTGCTCCTCATGCGGGATTAAAGCGGCGACGGGTTCTTCGGGGAGAGGCTCCTCTTCGCGGGCGGGTTCTTCATAAACCGGCTCTGGCTGGACAGGATAAACCGGCTCCGAATGTGCGGGCACAACCGGAGCAGGCTCTTCCTCCACCGGCTCGTACCGCTCGGCGGCATGAACGGCAGGCTCTTCGGCAACGTCCTGCGGATGATAGACAGCATCCACCTCTTCCGCCACGGGGGAGAAAGCATCATCCTCCTCCAGTGCCGGCAAGGCCTCGGCATATTCACTGTCCACCTCGGCTATGGCGGCGTCCAGCTTGGCGATCTGCCGGCGCAACAATTCTTCCGGCGGACGTGGCTTCATATTCTCGAGCTGGCGCACAACCGCACTGCGCGCCTTGTCGTAAACCTTCGCCCGGTTTTCGGGAGTATTGTTCGCCAAGCCATCCACGGCCTTGCGAATGACTGCTACAAAATCCGCCATAAGCACTTTCTCGTCGTGACCGGCGACGTACCGGCCCGATATGGTTTATGAATCTAGATCGCCGAGGACATTAGTCCTCAAACGGATCAGTCACAAGTATGGTGTCGTCACGCTCCGGACTTGTCGACAGAAGCGCGACAGGCGCCCCGATCAGTTCTTCCACCTGACGGACATATTTAATTGCCTGAGCAGGCAAATCCGCCCATTTTCGGGCGCCGACGGTAGATTCTTTCCAGCCTTCCAGCGTGACATAGATCGGCTCAACACGAGCCTGCGCACCCTGGCTTGCGGGAAGATGATCGATTTCCTGCCCGTCGAGCTTGTAGCCGACGCAGATTTTCAGCTCGTCCAGACCGTCGAGAACGTCAAGCTTGGTGAGCGCGATGCCGGTGATGCCGTTGGTGGCGACCGACTGGCGCACCAGCGCTGCGTCAAACCAGCCACAACGACGCTTGCGGCCGGTGACAGTGCCGAACTCATGGCCCTTTTCGCCCAGGAACTGGCCGATTTCGTCATGCAGCTCGGTCGGGAAAGGACCTTCGCCAACGCGGGTCGTATAGGCCTTGGTGATGCCGAGAATATAACCCAGCGAACCCGGACCCATGCCCGAACCGGCAGCGGCCTGACCGGCAACCGTGTTGGAAGAGGTGACATAGGGGTATGTGCCGTGGTCGATATCGAGCAGCGAGCCCTGCGCGCCTTCGAACAGGATGCGCGCACCGGCGCGGCGCTTCTTGTCGAGCAGCAGCCATACGGTTTCGCTGAACGGCAGGATGCGTTCTGCAACCGAGCTCAACTCTTCCATGATGGTTTCATGCGAAACTTCAGCAGCGCCGAAGCCGCGACGCAGCGCATTGTGATGCGTCAGGATGCGATCGACCTTGGCGGACAGCGCCTCCATGTCGGCCAGATCCATGACGCGGATGGCGCGGCGGCCGACCTTGTCTTCGTAGGCCGGGCCGATGCCGCGGCGCGTGGTGCCGATCTTGGTGCCGCTGTTGGAGGCGGCGTCTTCGCGCATGCCATCAAGTTCGCGGTGCAGGGAAAGAATGAGCGTGGCATTGTCTGCAATGCGCAGGTTTTCCGGCGTAACCTTTACGCCCTGCACTTCCAGACGGCCGATTTCAGCGATCAGCGCATGCGGATCGACCACGACGCCGTTGCCGATGACGGCGAGCTTGCCCGGACGCACGACGCCGGAAGGCAGAAGCGAAAGCTTGTAGCTGATGCCATCGATGACAAGAGTATGGCCGGCATTGTGGCCGCCCTGATACC
This region of Agrobacterium tumefaciens genomic DNA includes:
- a CDS encoding TrmH family RNA methyltransferase, translated to MPSEDIDPAGAHALLDGRALIPVEDPADPRIAAFRDIRERDLTGRQGRFIAEGTVVLRMLAAAHKAGGAFAAESILILKNRLSGVADILADFPPDVPVYVAEAPVLDGIVGFHLHRGILALGRRVRDITLDGLTDALPASSLVLVGCGISNHDNLGAMFRNAAAFYADAVFLDETSCDPLYRKALRVSVGSVLSVPYHRGGGAVQMLERLSQAGFAIWSLSPNGETEIRDIPRSERMALVIGTEGEGLPQSVLSRFHTARIAQSPQLDSLNAGTASGLALYQMAGAIGRV
- the chpT gene encoding histidine phosphotransferase ChpT; protein product: MTSKLNITLSGPDLAALLCSRVCHDVISPVGAINNGLELLDEGGTDDDALDLIRTSALNASVRLKFARLAFGASGSAGASIDTGEAEKAAKDFAAAEKKAEVTWNGPRAIVAKNRVKLLLNLFLVSYSAIPRGGNVDVVLEDPEGDAKFEITVKGKMMRIPAKFAEIYEGRLEEAVDAHSVQPYYTLLLAEEADMAVEYKVHEDRIVFTAKTVAA
- a CDS encoding coiled-coil domain-containing protein is translated as MIEYAILFGLGFLTATLLALLIAPAIHRRIVAYTENRLRATMPISPQEVRAQKDMARALYAAENAKVRQELDTEREKNTSLRLANEAASSDAYRLGEQNRGLLLKIEELTLEIGELRGALDASEERASAIQANLLEQEQAANARAGQMSEITARLTNLTRELDDSKILAATRDLEAEQAKQTASRFRKEGETATRELQDVAARNKEAMTAVARESRKVTRLEEQIASVMAKNADLDTMLTLRNQEVARLKEQLAATGGRADDMIIRLPNPAVLNGETASQPQKAPVLPEIAPVVAADIPPVSTAMEPAATPPEGLEQEIEDIRNQGTALTERLLNVRGTGNDEPIRREIARIAAQMIALTAAQEGEKSPIPGLLAKAAASTGRESLAKRASVLMEKRKG
- a CDS encoding adenylosuccinate synthase — protein: MTNVVVVGSQWGDEGKGKIVDWLSERADVVVRYQGGHNAGHTLVIDGISYKLSLLPSGVVRPGKLAVIGNGVVVDPHALIAEIGRLEVQGVKVTPENLRIADNATLILSLHRELDGMREDAASNSGTKIGTTRRGIGPAYEDKVGRRAIRVMDLADMEALSAKVDRILTHHNALRRGFGAAEVSHETIMEELSSVAERILPFSETVWLLLDKKRRAGARILFEGAQGSLLDIDHGTYPYVTSSNTVAGQAAAGSGMGPGSLGYILGITKAYTTRVGEGPFPTELHDEIGQFLGEKGHEFGTVTGRKRRCGWFDAALVRQSVATNGITGIALTKLDVLDGLDELKICVGYKLDGQEIDHLPASQGAQARVEPIYVTLEGWKESTVGARKWADLPAQAIKYVRQVEELIGAPVALLSTSPERDDTILVTDPFED
- the rpoH gene encoding RNA polymerase sigma factor RpoH codes for the protein MARNSLPTITAGEAGLNRYLDEIRKFPMLEPQEEYMLGKRYAEHGDRDAAHKLVTSHLRLVAKIAMGYRGYGLPIGEVVSEGNVGLMQAVKKFDPERGFRLATYAMWWIKASIQEYILRSWSLVKMGTTANQKRLFFNLRRLKGRIQAIDDGDLKPEHVKEIATKLQVSEEEVISMNRRLHGDASLNAPIKASEGESGQWQDWLVDDHESQEAVLIEQDELETRRRMLAKAMGVLNDRERRIFEARRLAEDPVTLEELSSEFDISRERVRQIEVRAFEKVQEAVQKEALEAARALRVVDA
- a CDS encoding class I SAM-dependent methyltransferase; this translates as MNTDERQFIFQELRSVEGYIDPPDALVFKALLQAQTRDGLKGGMAEIGVYYGRSYFLLRKFAQPQEKVLGVDLFELDPPSDRSLDQYDRLMENGRRLGFAMDEDLIIKGDSTRLAPTDITSRTGPVRFFSIDGGHHLHHVLADAKLALEVIAPHGVIVFDDTFNPAWPEVTVGVADFLRTHGHSLACFAMTKYKTYVCRREFHAVYADAIASGPDLQTLDHVETEFLGSRVVRLHNPTRRRVMYELMVRSGLGGFSERIYRSKVKQVKEGVAGT
- a CDS encoding DUF1134 domain-containing protein: MTMRLTKTRTIARLGLGKIFALLASLLMWAAPASAQNSDQYSFQEVVDAGHGFFGETTGGLAKVVERAFQQYGLPNGYILGQEGSGAFVAGLTYGEGTLYTKNAGQHPVFWQGPSLGLDYGGQGTRAMMLVYNLPSVDSLYRRYGGVSGSAFIVAGVGMTYLKSSDVTLAPIRTGIGARLGINVGYLKLTQEPTWNPF
- a CDS encoding GNAT family N-acetyltransferase, with product MTRLTTARLVLRPHAITDEALYCAFWSADVRPIEGVTSITSLDPEIAFARLLRFIGHWSVFGFGPFVVEEASSGRIVGEVGFAHMRRGNGTDFDGVPEAMWKIDADLNGKGVATEAVAAATGWFDRSGISQRTVCMIDPLNTPSLVIAARFGFRLFRDSTFRGNPIRLFERVVGV
- a CDS encoding RluA family pseudouridine synthase, which produces MNDPFKQGGDARKVLIAGEDAEGRIDVWLAGEVGGDLSRSRLKALIEQGAVLLNGTPVTEPKKKVHPHDRVEIVMPEPEDPEPKGEDIPLDVEYEDDDLIVLVKPAGLVVHPGAGNWTGTLVNALIYHCGDSLSGIGGVKRPGIVHRLDKETSGVMVVAKNDNAHRHLAAQFADHGRTGPLERAYKAVVWGRPRTLRGTIDAALGRGADRTKRAVKREDTDDAREAITHYEVMERFHEKADASCLASMVECRLETGRTHQIRVHMAHIGHPLIGDPEYGAAFRTKANLLDEPARSTVNRFPRQALHAYLLAFEHPRTGEVMEFETDMPDDMEELLIALRS